From the Fusobacterium ulcerans ATCC 49185 genome, the window GAAGAAAAAACAGCAGGTTATGTGATACTTTATGACAGTGTTGATGTATGGGAAATCATGAAAATAGCAGTAAAAAAGGAGCATAGAAGAAAGGGAATAGGAGAGGAACTTTTGAAGTATATTTCTTCTCTTATTCAAATGCCTATAATGCTTGAAGTCAGAGAAAATAATATAGGAGCTATAGAATTTTACAAGAAAAATGGGTTTGAGAAGATAGCTACCAGAAAAAACTATTATACTGATACAGGAGAAGCAGCTTATATAATGGTCAAAAATTAATTGAGGGATAAAATAGTTTTGTATTATCAAAAAGCTGACAATAAAAACCTATAAATATATAAAAAGGATGGTAAACAAAAGATGAATATGAATATTTATTCAAACCCTTTAGCAGAAAGATATAGTTCAAAGGAGATGCTTGAAAATTTTTCACCTGACAAGAAATTTTCTACTTGGAGAAAACTTTGGATAGCTTTGGCTGAATCTGAAAAAGAACTAGGACTGCATATAACTGATGAACAGATAGAAGAGATGAAAGCTAATATTTATAATATCGATTACGAGCTTGCAGCAAAAAAAGAGTCTGAATTTAGACATGATGTAATGGCACATGTACATACATTTGGGACACAAGCTCCAAAAGCTATGCCTATTATCCATCTTGGTGCTACAAGCGCATTTGTAGGAGATAACACAGACCTTATTCAGATAAAAGATGGACTTGATATAGTTAAAACTAAGCTTGTAAACGTAATATCTGAAATGTCAAAATTTGCTATGGAATATAGAAATCTTCCAACATTGGGATTTACTCATTTTCAGGCAGCTCAATTAACTACAGTAGGTAAAAGAGCTACTCTGTGGCTTCAAAGTCTTCTGCTTGATCTAGAAGAACTTGAATTCAGAGAGAAAACTTTAAGATTCAGAGGAGTTAAAGGTACAACTGGAACACAAGCAAGTTTTAAAGAACTATTTAATGATGATTTTTCTAAAGTAAAAGCTTTAGACGAGAAAATAACGGAAAAAATGGGATTTAATAAAAGATTCCTTGTTACAGGACAGACTTATGATAGAAAAGTTGATTCAGAAGTGATGAATCTTCTTGCCAATATAGCTCAGTCAGCTCATAAATTTACAAATGATTTAAGACTTTTACAACATCTGAAAGAAGTAGAAGAACCATTTGAAAAAAGTCAAATTGGGTCATCAGCTATGGCTTATAAAAGAAATCCAATGAGAAGTGAGAGAATATCTTCTCTTGCAAAATTTGTAATAGCTCTTCAGCAAAGTACAGCTATGACAGCAGCTACTCAATGGTTTGAAAGAACTCTTGATGATTCAGCTAATAAAAGATTATCCCTGCCTCAAGCTTTCTTGGCAATAGATGCTATATTGATAATCTGGAAAAATGTTCTGGATGGATTAGTAGTTTATCCAAAAATGATAGAAAAACGTATAATGTCTGAACTTCCATTTATGTCTACAGAATATATTATAATGGAATGTGTAAAAAATGGAGGAGACAGACAGGAACTTCATGAAAGAATAAGAGTTCATTCTATGGAAGCAGGAAAAATGGTAAAAATAGAAGGTAAAGAAAATGATCTTATAGAGAGAATATTAAATGATAAATATTTCAATTTAGATAAAGATAGATTGCTGGAAATTTTATCTCCTAAGAATTTTATAGGTTTTGCACCTGAACAGACAGAAGAATTTATAAATATAGAAGTAAAACCAATCTTAGAAAGATATAGTGATAAACTAGGAATGGAAGCAGCACTAAGGGTATAGGTATGAAGGAAAACAGACGAGAGATATATTTAACCGCCTTAGTTTTACTTGCATTGTATCTTTCTCTGGCAGAAAATTTTATTCCAAAACCTTTTCCTTGGATGAAAATAGGATTATCCAATATAGCTGTTTTGATAGCTCTTGAAAAATTTGATTCTAAGCTTGCGATTGAGGTCGTACTGCTTAGAATCTTTATTCAGGCTCTTATGCTAGGAACTCTTTTCACCCCCGGTTTTATAATAAGTTTATCAGCTGGAGGAGCAACTACTTTATTTATGGTTGGACTTTATAAATTCAGGAAATACCTTTCTCTTTTGGCAATCAGTTCTCTTTCCGCCTTTCTTCACAATATGATTCAACTTATAGTCGTATATTTTCTTATCTTTAGGAATATTACCCTGTATTCAAAATCTATAATGATGTTTGTATGGGGCTTTTTGGCTATAGGTGTAGGGGCAGGAATTGTAACAGGCTTTATTGGAGAAAAATTAAATTTAAGAAGAGGTAATAAATTATGAGAAAATATTTTGGAACAGATGGTATCAGAGGAGAAGCAAACAGAGAACTTACAGTAGATATAGCACTCAGATTAGGGTATGCACTAGGATATTATCTTAAACAGAAAAAAAATAATGGAAAAATAAAAGTTATAATGGGAAGCGATACAAGAAGATCAGGATATATGCTGAGATCAGCTCTTACAGCAGGTTTAAACTCTATGGGAGTGGATATAGATTTCGTAGGAGTTATATCAACACCAGCAGTGGCTCATATAACTAAAACTAAAGGGGCAGATGCAGGAATAATGATATCAGCTTCTCATAATCCAGCAAAGGATAATGGACTTAAAGTATTCGGACCAAATGGATATAAACTTCCAGATGAAACAGAAGCAGAAATTGAAAGATTAATGGACAATTATGCTGAAATAACTAAAGATGCCATAGCTGGAGATGAAGTAGGAAGATTTAAATATGCAGAAGATGAATATTTCCTATATAGAGATCATCTTCTTTCATGTGTAAAAGGTGATTTTACTGGAATGAAAATAATAGTTGATACAGCTAATGGATCAGCATACAGAATAGCAAGAGATGTATTTTTAGCATTGGGAGCAGAGGTAGTAGTAATAAATGATGCGCCTAATGGAAGGAATATTAATGTAAAATGTGGTTCTACTCATCCAGAAATTCTTGCTAAAGTAGTTATAGGTTATGAGGCAGATTTAGGATTGGCATATGATGGTGATGCTGATAGACTTATGGCTGTTGACAGAAATGGAAACATAATAGATGGAGATAAGATAATAGCTGTTCTGGCCCTTTTAATGAAGAAAAAAGGACATTTAAAAGGAAATAAAGTAGTTACAACAGTAATGAGCAATATGGGACTTGAAAATTATCTAAAAGAAAATGGAATAGAATTATTAAGAGCAAATGTAGGAGACAGATATGTTTTGGAAAAGATGATAGGAAGTGAAGCTGCTATTGGTGGAGAACAGTCTGGACATATTATACTTTTAGAACATGCAACAACTGGAGATGGAGTACTTACATCACTTAAACTGGTTGAAGCATTGAGAGATGAAAAAAAATATATTGATGAGATGGTAAAAGATATAAAGGACTGGCCTCAAAAACTTATCAATGTAACAGTGGACAATAAAAAGAAAAATATCTGGAATCAGAATAAAAATATAACAGACTTTATAGCTCTGAAAGAAAAAGAGATGGAAGGACTGGGAAGAGTATTAGTAAGAACATCTGGAACTGAGCCATTGGTAAGAGTTATGGTAGAAGGGAAAGATATGTCTATGGTGGAAAAAGTAGTTAATGAAATTGCTGAAATAGTAAAAAAAGAATTAGCATAAATAGGGTGAATATATATGTATAAATATTTTTCAAAAATCTATGATAAGTTTATGGAATATTCAGATTATGGAGCATGGGAAAAGGTAGTAGAAGGGCTTATCGCTGAAGGAAATCCTCAAGGAAGGGATTTGCTGGATATAGGGTGTGGGACTGGCGAGCTTCTTTTAAGAATGGCTAAAAAGTATAAATGCCACGGTCTGGATTTATCTGAAGGAATGCTTAAAGTAGCAGACAGAAAATTAAAACATAGAGAAGTCAGATTATTCCTTGGGGACATGGTAGATTTTAATACTGGTTTTCAATATGATATAATGATTGCTCTTTTTGATACAGTGAATCATATTTTATCTACAGAAGAACTTACAAGTCACTTTATAAGTGTAAGAAATTCTTTGAAAGATGAAGGGGTATATATTTTTGATGTTGTAGACAGAGAGTTTATGGAAATGATGTTTCCCAATGATATCTTTGTTGACAATAGAAAAGATTTAACTTGTATCTGGGAACATGAAATAGAAGAAGGAATAGACTACATAGATGCTACATATTTTGTAAAAAATTCTAAAGGAACTTTTGACAAAGTAACTGAAAGTTACAGCAAAATGATATTTACAGAAAAAGAGATTGAAGATTCAATAAAAGAATCTGGGCTTAAATTAATCAGAATTATAGAAAATGATGAGATTGCAGGCAGACGAAATGTTTATTTGTTAAAAAAATAATACCAAAATGGTAAAAGAATGATAAATTATTTTCAGAATAGAAATAAAACATTGACTAAAAGTGATAAACATTATAAAATTATACAGTATAGATGGTGAATTATTCATGAAATGGATAACTAAAGAATTAATTAAGAATTTCTCATTACTAGGGTATCTTGGCTTTTTAATAGCTGGAAATATCCTACTTTATATATTTATATATAAAATGATTGAGAAGTATTTTTTTAAAAGCACGATATTATTTATTCTACTGCTTTTAATAGGTATAGTAAGCGGCTTTTACAGTGCATATAAGCTGATAATGAAAAAGTAGAAAAGGTGATGGAATGAATGATATAAAAAGAATTTTTAAAAGAGCAGCAGTGACAACAGTCATTATTCTTATATATGGAGTATTAGTAAAAAGTGAATATGTTTATCTGGGAATGTTTTCAGGTAGTGTGATGTCTATTTTTGTATTCTATTTGCTTTGTCTTGATATAAAATCCATAGCTGCTTCTGAAAGTGTTTCGAGAAAAAGGGGTTTTATAGGTTATGCAAAAAGATATGCCATTTATGGAGTATATCTTGGTGTGATGGCTCATTTTTTTGGGCTGCCCATGTTATTAGGTTCAGCAATAGGGTTATTGAATGTGAAGGCAAATATTCTTTTAATAATTCTTTCTGAAAATATATTGAAGCTTAGAGATAAATATCTAAGATGACGCAATGAAAGGAGGGTTTTAACAGATGAGATTAGGAGCAATAGAGTTCGTAACACCCCCTTTGGTGGAAGGACCAAGAATTGTATTTTTTCTCCCTCTTCCTGAATTTCTTCATAAAATGCCATTTGCAATGGAAATGGCTAATGGAGGTTATGGTTTGCCAGTGACAATAACAGTTGTGACCACTTGGTTTATTATTTTGGTACTGTTTATTTTATTTAAGCTGGGAACTAAAAAATTGGAAATGATACCAGGAAAGGCTCAAATAATGCTGGAAAGTGTATATGACTTTTTAGATGCTATAATTGAGCAGATGCTGGGATCATGGAAGAAAAAGTATTTTTCCTACATATCAACACTTTTTTTATTTATATTTACATCTAACATAGTGACATTCTTTCCTATACCATGGTATTCAGTAGAGAATGGAGTATTTCAGTTAGCACCAGCTTTTAGATCACCTACAGCTGACTTGAATACTACAGTAGGATTGGCACTACTTACAACATTTGCTTTCCTAAAAGCAAATATATCAACAAATGGTTTTGGCGGATATCTGAAAGGATTTATTGAACCAATACCAGTTATGCTTCCTCTGAATATAGTTGGAGAGTTTGCAAAACCAGTTAATATTTCTGTCAGACTTTTCGGAAACATGTTCGCAGGTGGAGTTATCATGGGGCTTCTATATATGGCAGCACCAGCAATAGTTCCAGCACCTTTGCATTTGTACTTTGACTTATTTATGGGGTTGGTACAAAGTTTCGTATTCATCATGCTGAGTATGGTATATATCCAAGGCTCTTTGGGAGATGCGGAGTATACAGACTAGATAAAAAACAATAGAACTTTAGGAGGTAATAAAATATGAATGAAATGTTATTAGCAAAAACTATAGTATTAGCAGCATCAGCAATTGGAGCAGGTTGTGCAATGATAGCTGGATTAGGACCAGGAATTGGAGAAGGTTATGCAGCAGGTAAAGCAGTAGAAGCAGTAGCTAGACAACCAGAAGCAAAAGGTAATATTATCTCTACAATGATACTTGGACAAGCAGTTGCAGAGTCAACTGGTATTTACTCTCTAGTTATCGCTTTGATATTATTATATGCTAACCCTTTCGTAGGAATGTTAGGATAATTTCTTTAAAATAAAAAGAGAAATTTATCATCATCTGGAAAGGAGGTAGAGAATTTGGCGACAACAATTATGCCAGCAGTATCGATAGATGTCAATATGTTCTGGCAGATAATCAACTTTTTTATACTTGTCTTTGTATTTAATAAATATTTCAAGAAACCTTTGGGAAAAATGCTTGAGACAAGAAAAGCAAAAATAACAAGCGATTTAAATGATGCTAATGCAAATAAAGAAGCAGCAATGAAACTTCAAAAAGAAGCAGAAGAATTACTGAAAAAAGCTAAATTTCAAGCAAATGAAATCCTGAAAACAGCTGAACATAAAGCTGATGAAAGAAGAGAATACATCTTGAGCGAAGCTAAAGATCAAAGAGATAAGATCATAAAAAATGCTGAACTTGAAGCTGTTAAAATGAAATCAGATGTAAGAAAAGAACTTCAGGATGAGGTAAAAGATTTAGCTGTGAGATTAGCTGAAAAGCTGATTGAAGAAAAAATAAATCCTAAACTTGAGTCTACCTTAATAGATGAGTTTATAGAAGAGGTAGGGGAAGAAAGATGATTGATAATCAAGTAGGAAGAAGATATGCAGAAGCTATCTATGAAATCGCTGAATCTACTGACAAAGTAAAACCCATTTATGAAAAGCTAAATGCTCTTATGGAATTATATAAAAATGATAATGAATTTAAAACTTTTATTACACATCCTCTTATTGAAGAAGATGAAAAGAAAAAAGTATTAAGTTCTATTTTTAAGGATTCTGATGAGGGGACTTTAAATATAATGTTCTATATTCTTGATAAAAAAAGAATGGAAAACATAAGAAACATTGTGGCAGAATATCTGAAAATATACTATGAAAAAAATCAGATACTTGATGTTGAAGCAACCTTTGCTGTTGAACCAAGTGAGCTGCAAAAAGAAAAATTAATAGAAAAATTAATGAAAAAAACAGGGAAAAAAATCAATCTTGAAGTTAAAATTGATAAATCTATCATAGGTGGAGGTATCATAAAAATAGGAGATCAGGTAACTGATGGATCTATACGTAAAGAATTGAATTCCCTAAGAAAAAAATAGAAAGGCTTGGAAAGCAGGAGGTGTAATCAGTTGAAAATTAGGCCAGAAGAAGTAAGCAGCATAATCAAAAATGAGATTGAGAACTATAAAAAAAGTCTTGATATAAAAACTTCAGGATCTGTTTTAGAAGTAGGAGATGGTATAGCTAGAGTCTATGGATTGAGCAGTGCAATGTCAGGAGAGCTATTGGAATTTCCACATGGTGTTATGGGAATGGCATTGAACCTTGAAGAGGATAATGTAGGAGCAGTTATACTTGGAGACTTCTCTTTGATAAAAGAGGGAGATGAAGTAAGAGCAACTGGAAGAGTTGTTTCTGTTCCAGCTGGAGAATCTTTACTAGGAAGAGTAGTAAATGCTCTTGGAGAACCAATTGATGGAAAAGGTGAAATTAAAGCTGAAAAATACATGGAGATAGAGAGAAAAGCATCAGGTATTATCTCTAGAAAACCAGTATTTGAACCATTACAAACAGGAATTAAATCTATTGATGGTATGGTACCTATTGGTAGAGGACAAAGAGAACTTATAATTGGAGATAGACAAACAGGAAAAACAGCTATTGCTATTGATGCTATCCTTAACCAAAAGGGAACAGGAGTAAAATGTATCTATGTTGCAATTGGACAAAAAAGATCTACTGTTGCTCAAATCTATAAAAAACTGGAAGATGCAGGAGCTATGGAATATACAACTATAGTTGCAGCTACAGCATCTGAAGCGGCTCCATTACAATATATGGCTCCATATTCAGGAGTATCTATGGGAGAATATTTCCTAGATAAAGGGGAACATGTACTTATAGTATATGATGACCTATCAAAACATGCAGTAGCCTACAGAGAAATGTCACTACTGCTTAAAAGACCACCTGGAAGAGAAGCTTATCCAGGAGATGTATTCTATCTGCACTCAAGATTACTTGAAAGAGCAGCTAAATTATCTGATAAATTAGGTGGAGGATCTATAACAGCTCTTCCAATAATAGAAACACAGGCAGGAGATGTATCAGCATATATTCCTACAAACGTTATTTCTATAACTGATGGGCAGATATTTCTAGACTCTCAATTGTTCAACTCTGGATTCAGACCAGCTATAAATGCTGGTATATCTGTATCAAGGGTTGGAGGTTCTGCACAAATAAAAGCTATGAAACAGGTTGCTTCTAAAGTTAAACTTGAACTAGCTCAATATACAGAACTATTGACATTTGCACAATTTGGATCAGACCTTGATAAATCTACAAAGGCTCAGTTGGAAAGAGGTAACAGAATTATGGAAGTTCTAAAACAACCACAATATAGACCTTTCCCAGTTGAAGAACAGGTAGTTGCATTCTTTGCGGTTATCAATGGATATCTTGATTCTGTAGATGTTGATAAAGTAAGAAGATTTGAAGATGAACTTCTGACAGAGCTTAGAAATACTACAGATATCTTAGCTGAGATAAAAGATAAAAAAGCCCTGAGTAAAGAGATGGAAACAAAATTGGGAGAAGCTATCAACGCTTTCAAAAAAAACTTTAACTAGAAAGAGGTGGGATAATGGCTGGAGCTAAAGAGATAAAAAGCAGAATTAAAAGTGTTCAGTCTACTCACCAGATCACTAAAGCCATGGAAATTGTTTCTACTACAAAATTCAAAAGATTTTCAGCATTAGTAACTAAATCAAGACCTTATGCTGAAAGTATCCATAACATCTTGTCTAATATAGCAGCAGGAGTTAAGAGTGAAAAACACCCTCTTTTTGATGGAAGAGAAGAAGTCAGGAAGATAGGAGTAATAGTTATGACATCTGACAGAGGACTTTGTGGAGGATTTAATAACAACACTCTTAGAGAAATGGAAAAAATCATGAGAAATAATAGTGGAAAAGAGGTTTCAGTGATTGCTATAGGGAGAAAAGGAAGAGAGTACTGTTCTAAGAGAAAGTATGACCTGAAAGCAAGCTATATCCAACTTATTCCTGAAACAATGGGAGATAAGGCAAAAGAGATAAGTGAAAATATAGTTGAATATTACTATAATGGAATCTTTGATGAAGTGTATATGATCTATAATAAATTTGTATCAGCTTTGAGAAGTGACCTTTTAGTAAGAAAACTTATTCCTATAGAAAGAGTAGAAGCTACAGAAAATACAGCATATATTTTTGAACCAGATGCAGAAACTATTTTATCTGCACTTCTTCCTAAATATTTGAATGTTGAAATATATCAGGCTCTTTTGAATAATACTGCCAGTGAACATTCAGCAAGAAAAAATTCGATGAAGAGTGCTACAGATAATGCAGAAGAGATGATAAAAGATCTTAATCTGAAATATAATAGAGAGAGACAATCAGCTATTACTCAAGAAATAACTGAAATAGTTGGTGGAGCAGCAGCTCTAAATTAAAGATAAGGAGGCAATAGCGTGGAGAACAAAGGAACTATAACACAGATTATCAGTGCCGTTGTAGACGTGTCTTTTAAAGACCAGCTGCCTAGTATATATAATGCATTGAAAGTAAAAGTAGGAGATAAGGAACTTGTACTTGAAGTTCAACAGCATCTAGGTAACAATGTAATAAGAGCAGTAGCAATGGACTCTACTGATGGTCTGCAAAGAGGTATGGAAGTAATAGATACTGGTTCCCCTATAAAAGTACCAGTAGGGAAAGCGGTTCTTGGGAGAATATTAAACGTTCTAGGGCAGCCAGTTGATGATGGTGGACCTGTTGAAACTGAAGAATTTCTTCCTATACATAGAGATGCCCCAAGTTTTGAAGAGCAGGAAACAGAAACTGAGATCTTTGAAACAGGAATAAAAGTAATCGACTTATTGGCACCATATATAAAAGGTGGAAAAATTGGATTGTTTGGAGGAGCTGGAGTTGGGAAAACAGTTCTTATCATGGAGCTTATCAACAACATTGCTAAGGGACATGGAGGACTTTCAGTTTTTGCTGGAGTTGGAGAAAGAACAAGAGAAGGTAGAGACCTTTATGATGAAATGACTGAGTCAGGAGTTTTATCTAAGACATCTCTGGTTTATGGACAGATGAATGAACCACCTGGAGCAAGACTTAGAGTAGGGCTTACAGGTCTTACTATTGCAGAAAATTTTAGAGATAAAGAAGGACAAGACGTTCTTCTATTTATAGACAATATATTCAGATTTACTCAAGCAGGTTCTGAAGTATCAGCACTGTTAGGAAGAATGCCATCAGCTGTTGGATATCAACCTAACCTTGCTACAGAAATGGGAACTTTGCAAGAAAGAATCACTTCAACTAAATCAGGATCAATAACATCTGTGCAAGCAGTATATGTACCAGCAGATGACCTTACTGACCCTGCACCAGCAACTACATTCTCACACTTGGATGCAACTACAGTTTTATCTAGAAATATAGCTTCTCTAGGTATCTATCCAGCAGTTGATCCTCTTGATTCTACATCAAAAGCTTTATCAGCTGAAGTAGTAGGAAAAGAGCACTATGAGGTAGCCAGAGAAGTGCAGGAAGTTCTTCAAAGATATAAAGAACTTCAAGATATTATTGCTATCCTAGGTATGGATGAATTGTCTGATGAAGATAAACTTACAGTATCAAGAGCTAGAAAAATTCAAAGATTCTTCTCTCAACCATTCTCTGTTGCTGAACAGTTTACTGGAATGGAAGGAAAATATGTTACTGTAAAAGATACTATCAGAGGATTTAAAGAAATCCTTGAAGGTAAACATGATGATATCCCTGAACAAGCTTTCCTATTTGTAGGAACTATAGAGGAGGCAGTGGCTAAAGGAAGAGACCTTATGAAAGGGGATGAATAATTATGGCTACTTTTAAAGTTAAAGTTGTAAATTATCAAGAAAAAGTTTTGGAACAGGAAGCAGAGTTTCTTTTGGTAAGAACTACTGAAGGAGAAATGGGAATCCTTCCCAATCATTCACCTTTTGTTGCAGGGCTTGCTATTGGTGAAATGAAAATCAGACTCAATGGTGAAGAAAAATGTTACTTTGTTTCAGGAGGATTTCTAGAAATATCTAATAATATTGTAACTGTGCTAGCTGATGAAGCTATGCCGTGTGAAATGATAGACTTAGAAAGAGCTAGAAAAGAGGCTGAAGAAGCTAAGGCTAAATTAGATAAATTAAAAGAAGATAAAGATATTCTTCTAACTGAAAAGAATTTAAATGAAGCTTTAGTAAAAGTTCGTTTAGCTGAAAAATTATTATAATTTTTAAAATAGGAAAACAGGTGTATTATATGCCTGTTTTTTTGTTTTTGAGAGTTAAGTTGATTTTCTTAAAACATCTTTAAATCTATTTTACTTATAGATAAAATAGATTTTTTTTATGTTATTTATTTCAATTAAATTTTACTTTGTTTACACTTTAGCTTTGAAAATTTAAATAAAAGAAGTTTATTAATTGAAATTTTGAACCTTAACGAAAAAAGCATATTAGTATATATAATTAGTTATTTTATCTCAAAATAAGGAATAAAGATATTTATTGAACTTATATATTTTGTATGCTATAATTCGATTAAAGATATAATTGTTCAAAAAAATACCAAATAAAGATGGAAATAAACAAAACAGGGATGATAAGCTTATGATAAAAAAAATTTTTTGGTTTTTGTTAATAAGTTTAAATTTGTATTCAGGGGAGTTTCAACAAGTTTCTACTGTAATAAAGATAACAGGGAAAGTTGTTGCCAATGCTTCATTAGTTGTAAAAGTAGATGGAGTAGAAACAAATGAAATAGTAATGGAAAACTATATCAAGGGATCAAATAATAAAAGTATGAAAACGCTTACATTTGGCTTGAAAGAAGAGTATACAAATGGGTCTATAAATTTAAAAGATGTAGATTATAGTGGAAATGAAAAAAATCTCTATAAGATAGAGAAAGTATCTGATGGAGAAGAGAAAAAATTTAAAATATCATATAATACAGAAATTTTAAATAAAATGAATCATGGAGATGAAGTAGAGGACACTATAGTTTTTACTGCTACCTATGATTAAATGAGGAGTGAATATGAAAAAATTAATGAGTATTGTATTTATGTTTTTGATGGTAACTGTAAGTAGTTTTGCATTCTTCAGAACTTCGGTAGCACCAGGAATATTTGAAATGAATCTGGATAGATCAGCTACTGAGGAAATAATACTTGTAAATAATTCAAATGAACCTATCAGAGTAAAAGTTTATCCAGGAAAAGATGAAAATATTAAAGATGAAGAGTATCTTGGAGACTGGCTGAGAATATATCCAAGAACTATGACTCTGGAAGGAAATTCAGAAAGAAGAATAAAGTTTTCTGTAAGAGCTCCTAAAGAAAAACCAGATGGAGAATACAGAGGACTGATATATATAGAGGAACTGCCTGAAGTGGTGGAGGGGCAAAGTACATTGACTTTAGCTGGAAGACATGGGCTTACAGTGTATGGGACTAAAGGAAAAGTAGAATATGATATAGTTGTTTCAAATGTAAAAGTTGTAGATAATGAACTTACAATGAATATTAAAAATAACGGGAAATACAGCTTAAGACCAGAGGTTAAAATAAACGATCTTTCTGCTAAAGGGAAAAAGATAGGAGAAATGGAAGAAAAAACTGGAAGAATTTTAAAAGGAAATACAGCATCAATAAAAATAGAACTTAAAGATTTAAAAGGTGAAGCTGCAGAAATAAATGTAGCTGGAAAAGGTAAGGTACTTTATAGTGAGACTGTAAAGTTAAAATAAAAAAGGAGATGACGTATCATGAAAAAAACGTTTTTTATGGTAGGAATATTGGCAGCATTATCTATAACAGCATTTGGAGCAGATTCAGATGGAACAACAACAATAAATCTTAAAGGAACAGCAGTAGCAGCAATAAATATAGTTCCTCAAGGTGGAGACACAATAGACTTTGGAAGAGTTATGGCTACAAAAACTTCAAATCAAAGTAAAATATTAGATATTACTGGTACT encodes:
- the rimI gene encoding ribosomal protein S18-alanine N-acetyltransferase, yielding MVEELIDKKNLLEVAEMEEEIFHNTAFSIKQLEEMKKIDRYSFLIIKAEEKTAGYVILYDSVDVWEIMKIAVKKEHRRKGIGEELLKYISSLIQMPIMLEVRENNIGAIEFYKKNGFEKIATRKNYYTDTGEAAYIMVKN
- the purB gene encoding adenylosuccinate lyase is translated as MNMNIYSNPLAERYSSKEMLENFSPDKKFSTWRKLWIALAESEKELGLHITDEQIEEMKANIYNIDYELAAKKESEFRHDVMAHVHTFGTQAPKAMPIIHLGATSAFVGDNTDLIQIKDGLDIVKTKLVNVISEMSKFAMEYRNLPTLGFTHFQAAQLTTVGKRATLWLQSLLLDLEELEFREKTLRFRGVKGTTGTQASFKELFNDDFSKVKALDEKITEKMGFNKRFLVTGQTYDRKVDSEVMNLLANIAQSAHKFTNDLRLLQHLKEVEEPFEKSQIGSSAMAYKRNPMRSERISSLAKFVIALQQSTAMTAATQWFERTLDDSANKRLSLPQAFLAIDAILIIWKNVLDGLVVYPKMIEKRIMSELPFMSTEYIIMECVKNGGDRQELHERIRVHSMEAGKMVKIEGKENDLIERILNDKYFNLDKDRLLEILSPKNFIGFAPEQTEEFINIEVKPILERYSDKLGMEAALRV
- a CDS encoding Gx transporter family protein → MKENRREIYLTALVLLALYLSLAENFIPKPFPWMKIGLSNIAVLIALEKFDSKLAIEVVLLRIFIQALMLGTLFTPGFIISLSAGGATTLFMVGLYKFRKYLSLLAISSLSAFLHNMIQLIVVYFLIFRNITLYSKSIMMFVWGFLAIGVGAGIVTGFIGEKLNLRRGNKL
- the glmM gene encoding phosphoglucosamine mutase: MRKYFGTDGIRGEANRELTVDIALRLGYALGYYLKQKKNNGKIKVIMGSDTRRSGYMLRSALTAGLNSMGVDIDFVGVISTPAVAHITKTKGADAGIMISASHNPAKDNGLKVFGPNGYKLPDETEAEIERLMDNYAEITKDAIAGDEVGRFKYAEDEYFLYRDHLLSCVKGDFTGMKIIVDTANGSAYRIARDVFLALGAEVVVINDAPNGRNINVKCGSTHPEILAKVVIGYEADLGLAYDGDADRLMAVDRNGNIIDGDKIIAVLALLMKKKGHLKGNKVVTTVMSNMGLENYLKENGIELLRANVGDRYVLEKMIGSEAAIGGEQSGHIILLEHATTGDGVLTSLKLVEALRDEKKYIDEMVKDIKDWPQKLINVTVDNKKKNIWNQNKNITDFIALKEKEMEGLGRVLVRTSGTEPLVRVMVEGKDMSMVEKVVNEIAEIVKKELA
- a CDS encoding class I SAM-dependent DNA methyltransferase → MYKYFSKIYDKFMEYSDYGAWEKVVEGLIAEGNPQGRDLLDIGCGTGELLLRMAKKYKCHGLDLSEGMLKVADRKLKHREVRLFLGDMVDFNTGFQYDIMIALFDTVNHILSTEELTSHFISVRNSLKDEGVYIFDVVDREFMEMMFPNDIFVDNRKDLTCIWEHEIEEGIDYIDATYFVKNSKGTFDKVTESYSKMIFTEKEIEDSIKESGLKLIRIIENDEIAGRRNVYLLKK
- a CDS encoding AtpZ/AtpI family protein, whose translation is MKWITKELIKNFSLLGYLGFLIAGNILLYIFIYKMIEKYFFKSTILFILLLLIGIVSGFYSAYKLIMKK
- a CDS encoding ATPase; the protein is MNDIKRIFKRAAVTTVIILIYGVLVKSEYVYLGMFSGSVMSIFVFYLLCLDIKSIAASESVSRKRGFIGYAKRYAIYGVYLGVMAHFFGLPMLLGSAIGLLNVKANILLIILSENILKLRDKYLR
- the atpB gene encoding F0F1 ATP synthase subunit A — its product is MRLGAIEFVTPPLVEGPRIVFFLPLPEFLHKMPFAMEMANGGYGLPVTITVVTTWFIILVLFILFKLGTKKLEMIPGKAQIMLESVYDFLDAIIEQMLGSWKKKYFSYISTLFLFIFTSNIVTFFPIPWYSVENGVFQLAPAFRSPTADLNTTVGLALLTTFAFLKANISTNGFGGYLKGFIEPIPVMLPLNIVGEFAKPVNISVRLFGNMFAGGVIMGLLYMAAPAIVPAPLHLYFDLFMGLVQSFVFIMLSMVYIQGSLGDAEYTD
- the atpE gene encoding ATP synthase F0 subunit C encodes the protein MNEMLLAKTIVLAASAIGAGCAMIAGLGPGIGEGYAAGKAVEAVARQPEAKGNIISTMILGQAVAESTGIYSLVIALILLYANPFVGMLG
- the atpF gene encoding F0F1 ATP synthase subunit B, with translation MATTIMPAVSIDVNMFWQIINFFILVFVFNKYFKKPLGKMLETRKAKITSDLNDANANKEAAMKLQKEAEELLKKAKFQANEILKTAEHKADERREYILSEAKDQRDKIIKNAELEAVKMKSDVRKELQDEVKDLAVRLAEKLIEEKINPKLESTLIDEFIEEVGEER